A region of Gadus morhua chromosome 18, gadMor3.0, whole genome shotgun sequence DNA encodes the following proteins:
- the cmn gene encoding calymmin isoform X16 — MGLYRGVSRATGQVMRTAVFLLFLQEVQMRGYGPAGGVPNGYAAGYGSTYGVPNGQRAPTNGMEVQNGRGIGRMLMPSKGVGRPSGAQNGQGREPIKGAGGAAFARPQSNGNGAHAGKQYGQGTKGNGYGAQFGPSSRQAMNGNGYGAHAGQANGQGTKGNGYGAHAGTNNGQATKGNGYSAHAGPNNGQLTKGNGYGAQAGQGNGQANKGNGYGAHAGPNNGQATKGNGYGLHPGPNNGQGTKGNGYGAHAGTNNGQATKGNGYGAHAGQGNGQANKGNGYGAQAGQGYGQATKGNGYGAQAGQGNGQSTKGNGYGAHAGPANGQGTKGNGYGAHAGQANGKAAKGNGYGAHAGQANGRNAHLGATGKPTKGNGQPTYGAGQGLGVNQGPQLAGNPMTGGYGAQPSRGPAKTAGYQRAGSALGAGFLPGGMKGPKPAGYGSQNGQGAKPNGYQPAAAVPNGYGARFNGYGAHAGPTNGQGTKGNGYGAQAGTANGQGTKGNGYGAQAGPANGQGSKGNGYGAQAGLANGQGTKGNGYGAGAGVAKGNQGQAKGVLAGFLPGRGNPSPAADKAVYSGVPNGYVAQPNGYDPAAAEAAGGPANGYGAKQKGYGAPEAGAVSPSAAALGPSAGADGPGSAVKGVNGDYDRGVQTGKGQSGTQSADQQKVSNNKGESGVSPDHIHESLSGFPLVDTHGKPQEMPPTQLQSHSSSPEPDITPEPKPAEPEPEPTQDQNVTQHPEERVTDVLLEATPQPGVTESGPEVPQGTQSTPEMGYLTGSELPEQNAPVTALLPGPELTGLLAPEGVDGLAPLPETVATTKGDIGQELVPERAVIQHQLPTPGEGSLVEIASKPEKSAGASISVEGSKAAKPDCGLATAGGQWMKIPRPDYGAELGPSGTNQKGYGAGAAFLNKFGGKPNGRTAGPYPNGGGAYPNGGGPYPNGGGAYPNGGGAYPNGGGAYPNGGGAYPNGGGAYPNGGGAKASKPGYGAGKGGGYNVPGHGAGFGSPYGQQQPGFGQGAYPGAGHYGNPSFGGAPANGYGYGAGVQPEYAGLPAVNGKAGHGYGAGVQPEYAGLGQGVPAFNGQSGHLGGVGNRGQNTKGQYGAAVPVGLDGSSQFEAQPVGMDAAGKMGGAGKMGGAGKMGGAYGGAYGGMGGLPYGGQGMGPQKSLTKYGIGGLPFAGQPVALGPGAGQYGYGAGQGGHNSPGLGAGYGGPYGGQAPGADGKSAAKYVQGYGGWPSEYQPQGAFAGPQYQPEAAGDAKTKSSGGYSAGKVPYTKEPLDTAGEPESQQLGAGDIRSGQYEMAGLTYDPASLEPETAVKSYVKEVAPSTVPEVEGEGKSLNNYGDKSSKYNKQGFFGTAGYQG, encoded by the exons ATGGGGTTGTATCGGGGGGTTTCCCGGGCGACGGGCCAGGTGATGCGGACGGCGGTGTTCCTGCTGTTCCTGCAGGAGGTGCAGATGAGAG GATATGGACCTGCTGGTGGGGTTCCCAACGGATACGCTGCGG GTTATGGCTCTACTTATGGAGTACCCAACGGACAAAGAGCTCCAACAAATG GAATGGAAGTTCAAAATGGCCGCGGCATCGGAAGAATGTTGATGCCTTCTAAAG GTGTGGGCAGGCCTTCAGGGGCTCAGAACGGACAGGGAAGGGAGCCAATCAAAGGGGCAG GTGGCGCTGCCTTCGCTCGTCCCCAGTCTAATG GTAATGGTGCCCATGCAGGAAAACAATATGGACAGGGAACTAAAGGAAACG GATATGGggctcaatttggaccttcaagcAGACAGGCCATGAACGGAAACG GTTACGGTGCTCACGCAGGACAGGCGAACGGACAGGGAACCAAAGGAAACG GTTATGGTGCACATGCAGGAACAAATAATGGACAAGCAACCAAAGGAAACG GTTACAGTGCTCATGCCGGACCAAATAATGGACAATTAACCAAAGGAAATG GTTATGGTGCTCAGGCAGGGCAAGGCAACGGACAAGCAAACAAAGGAAACG GATACGGTGCACACGCTGGACCAAATAATGGACAAGCAACTAAAGGAAACG GTTACGGTCTTCACCCAGGACCGAATAATGGACAGGGAACCAAAGGAAACG GTTATGGTGCACACGCAGGAACAAATAATGGACAAGCAACCAAAGGAAACG GTTATGGTGCACACGCAGGACAAGGCAATGGACAAGCAAACAAGGGAAACG gTTATGGTGCTCAGGCAGGGCAAGGCTACGGACAGGCAACCAAAGGAAACG GTTATGGCGCTCAGGCAGGGCAAGGCAACGGACAGTCAACCAAAGGAAATG GTTACGGGGCCCACGCTGGACCAGCTAATGGACAGGGAACGAAAGGAAACG GTTATGGTGCACATGCAGGTCAAGCTAATGGGAAAGCAGCCAAAGGCAACG GTTATGGCGCCCATGCTGGACAGGCTAACGGAAGAAACG CTCACCTCGGAGCCACCGGTAAACCAACGAAGGGCAACGGACAACCAACCTATG GAGCAGGTCAGGGCCTCGGTGTCAACCAGGGCCCCCAGCTGGCTGGGAACCCCATGACAG GAGGTTATGGAGCTCAGCCCAGCAGAG GTCCTGCAAAGACTGCTGGGTACCAAAGGGCCGGTTCAGCGCTAGGAGCTGGGTTCCTCCCAGGAGGGATGAAGGGGCCAAAGCCAG CTGGTTATGGGTCTCAGAACGGTCAAGGTGCCAAACCAAACG GCTACCAGCCAGCTGCTGCTGTGCCTAATGGCTATGGAGCCCGGTTCAACG GTTATGGTGCGCATGCAGGACCAACTAATGGACAAGGAACCAAAGGAAACG GTTATGGTGCCCAAGCAGGAACAGCTAATGGACAAGGAACCAAAGGAAACG GTTATGGTGCCCAAGCAGGACCAGCTAATGGACAAGGAAGCAAAGGAAACG GTTATGGTGCACAGGCTGGCTTGGCTAATGGACAAGGAACCAAAGGAAACG GTTATGGTGCTGGAGCCGGTGTTGCCAAGGGAAACCAAGGCCAGGCCAAAG GTGTGTTAGCTGGGTTCCTCCCAGGACGTGGCAACCCCAGCCCGGCAGCAGATAAAGCAG TTTATTCTGGTGTTCCAAACGGATACGTAGCCCAACCAAATG GTTACGACCCCGCCGCGGCAGAAGCAGCAGGAGGTCCTGCGAACGGATATGGCGCTAAGCAGAAGG GCTATGGCGCGCCTGAAGCTGGAGCCGTCTCCCCGAGCGCTGCAGCTCTGGGGCCCAGCGCTGGAGCTGACGGGCCTGGCTCTGCAGTCAAAGGAGTCAACGGTG ACTACGATAGGGGAGTTCAAACGGGGAAGGGCCAATCGGGAACTCAGAGTGCGGATCAGCAGAAGGTATCTAACAACAAGGGTGAGAGCGGAGTCTCACCAGACCACATCCATGAGTCCCTGAGCGGGTTCCCTCTAGTGGACACGCACGGGAAGCCCCAGGAGATGCCTCCAACGCAGCTCCAGTCACACAGCTCCTCACCAGAACCAGACATTACCCCAGAGCCCAAACcagcagaaccagaaccagaacccacCCAAGACCAGAACGTGACCCAGCACCCTGAAGAGCGTGTGACTGATGTTCTGCTAGAGGCCACCCCCCAGCCAGGAGTAACAGAGTCTGGACCTGAGGTTCCTCAGGGAACGCAGTCCACTCCTGAAATGG GGTATTTGACGGGCAGCGAACTGCCCGAGCAGAACGCCCCAGTGACGGCACTCCTCCCTGGGCCCGAGCTCACCGGCCTGCTGGCCCCTGAGGGGGTCGACGGTCTCGCACCGCTACCCGAAACCGTGGCGACCACTAAAGGGGACATCGGCCAGGAGTTGGTGCCAGAGAGGGCGGTCATCCAGCACCAGCTACCGACACCCGGCGAGGGCTCTCTGGTTGAGATCGCTAGCAAACCTG AGAAGAGTGCCGGGGCTTCCATCAGTGTGGAGGGGTCTAAAGCTGCCAAACCAG ACTGTGGACTCGCCACAGCAGGGGGCCAGTGGATGAAGATCCCCAGACCTG ATTATGGAGCAGAACTGGGGCCCTCTGGTACCAACCAGAAAG GTTATGGCGCAGGAGCTGCTTTCCTGAACAAATTTGGAGGAAAACCAAACG GTCGCACTGCAGGGCCTTACCCTAATGGAGGAGGGGCTTATCCTAATGGAGGAGGGCCTTACCCTAATGGAGGAGGGGCTTATCCTAATGGAGGAGGGGCTTATCCTAATGGAGGAGGCGCTTATCCTAATGGAGGAGGGGCTTATCCTAATGGAGGAGGGGCTTATCCTAATGGAGGAGGGGCTAAAGCATCCAAACCAG GTTATGGTGCTGGAAAAGGAGGTGGATACAATGTACCAGGACATGGAGCAG GTTTTGGTTCCCCTTACGGTCAACAACAGCCAG GGTTCGGGCAAGGGGCGTACCCTGGGGCTGGTCACTATGGTAACCCATCGTTTGGAGGGGCACCGGCCAACG GTTATGGCTACGGGGCCGGAGTACAACCAGAGTATGCAG GACTCCCTGCTGTGAATGGAAAAGCAG GTCATGGCTATGGGGCAGGAGTTCAACCAGAATACGCag GTCTTGGTCAAGGAGTGCCTGCTTTCAATGGACAATCAG GTCATCTGGGGGGAGTTGGAAACAGAGGACAGAACACTAAGGGACAATATG GTGCAGCTGTCCCTGTAGGACTAGACG GAAGCAGTCAGTTTGAGGCCCAGCCAGTCGGAATGGACGCAGCAGGGAAAATGGGCGGAGCCGGGAAGATGGGCGGAGCCGGGAAGATGGGCGGGGCTTACGGGGGCGCGTATGGCG GGATGGGAGGACTGCCGTACGGGGGCCAGGGGATGGGCCCCCAGAAATCCCTCACTAAGTATG GGATTGGAGGACTCCCATTCGCTGGTCAACCCGTGGCCCTGGGGCCAGGGGCCGGACAGTACG GTTATGGTGCTGGACAAGGAGGGCACAATTCACCAGGATTAGGAGCag GGTACGGAGGACCTTATGGAGGACAGGCTCCTGGGGCTGATGGGAAATCTGCTGCCAAATATGTTCAAG GTTATGGAGGATGGCCGTCTGAATATCAGCCACAAGGAGCATTTg CTGGACCACAGTACCAGCCAGAAGCAGCAGGGGATGCTAAAACGAAGTCCTCAGGAGGATATA GTGCTGGAAAGGTTCCCTACACCAAAGAGCCCCTCGATACTGCTG GCGAGCCAGAGTCCCAGCAGCTGGGTGCAGGTGACATCAGATCTGGACAATACG AAATGGCCGGCCTGACCTATGACCCTGCATCCCTGGAGCCAGAGACGGCGGTGAAATCCTACG TGAAGGAAGTTGCTCCGAGCACCGTGCCAGaggtggaaggagaggggaagtCACTCAATAACTACG GTGAC
- the cmn gene encoding calymmin isoform X19 — MGLYRGVSRATGQVMRTAVFLLFLQEVQMRGYGPAGGVPNGYAAGYGSTYGVPNGQRAPTNGMEVQNGRGIGRMLMPSKGVGRPSGAQNGQGREPIKGAGGAAFARPQSNGNGAHAGKQYGQGTKGNGYGAQFGPSSRQAMNGNGYGAHAGQANGQGTKGNGYAAQAGQNNGQANKGNGYAAHAGPSNGQATKGNGYGAQAGQGNGQSTKGNGYGAHAGPNNGQATKGNGYGAHAGTNNGQATKGNGYGAHAGQGNGQANKGNGYGAQAGQGNGQSTKGNGYGAHAGPANGQGTKGNGYGAHAGQANGKAAKGNGYGAHAGQANGRNAHLGATGKPTKGNGQPTYGAGQGLGVNQGPQLAGNPMTGGYGAQPSRGPAKTAGYQRAGSALGAGFLPGGMKGPKPAGYGSQNGQGAKPNGYQPAAAVPNGYGARFNGYGAHAGPTNGQGTKGNGYGAQAGTANGQGTKGNGYGAQAGPANGQGSKGNGYGAQAGLANGQGTKGNGYGAGAGVAKGNQGQAKGVLAGFLPGRGNPSPAADKAVYSGVPNGYVAQPNGYDPAAAEAAGGPANGYGAKQKGYGAPEAGAVSPSAAALGPSAGADGPGSAVKGVNGDYDRGVQTGKGQSGTQSADQQKVSNNKGESGVSPDHIHESLSGFPLVDTHGKPQEMPPTQLQSHSSSPEPDITPEPKPAEPEPEPTQDQNVTQHPEERVTDVLLEATPQPGVTESGPEVPQGTQSTPEMGYLTGSELPEQNAPVTALLPGPELTGLLAPEGVDGLAPLPETVATTKGDIGQELVPERAVIQHQLPTPGEGSLVEIASKPEKSAGASISVEGSKAAKPDCGLATAGGQWMKIPRPDYGAELGPSGTNQKGYGAGAAFLNKFGGKPNGRTAGPYPNGGGAYPNGGGPYPNGGGAYPNGGGAYPNGGGAYPNGGGAYPNGGGAYPNGGGAKASKPGYGAGKGGGYNVPGHGAGFGSPYGQQQPGFGQGAYPGAGHYGNPSFGGAPANGYGYGAGVQPEYAGLPAVNGKAGHGYGAGVQPEYAGLGQGVPAFNGQSGHLGGVGNRGQNTKGQYGAAVPVGLDGSSQFEAQPVGMDAAGKMGGAGKMGGAGKMGGAYGGAYGGMGGLPYGGQGMGPQKSLTKYGIGGLPFAGQPVALGPGAGQYGYGAGQGGHNSPGLGAGYGGPYGGQAPGADGKSAAKYVQGYGGWPSEYQPQGAFAGPQYQPEAAGDAKTKSSGGYSAGKVPYTKEPLDTAGEPESQQLGAGDIRSGQYEMAGLTYDPASLEPETAVKSYVKEVAPSTVPEVEGEGKSLNNYGDKSSKYNKQGFFGTAGYQG; from the exons ATGGGGTTGTATCGGGGGGTTTCCCGGGCGACGGGCCAGGTGATGCGGACGGCGGTGTTCCTGCTGTTCCTGCAGGAGGTGCAGATGAGAG GATATGGACCTGCTGGTGGGGTTCCCAACGGATACGCTGCGG GTTATGGCTCTACTTATGGAGTACCCAACGGACAAAGAGCTCCAACAAATG GAATGGAAGTTCAAAATGGCCGCGGCATCGGAAGAATGTTGATGCCTTCTAAAG GTGTGGGCAGGCCTTCAGGGGCTCAGAACGGACAGGGAAGGGAGCCAATCAAAGGGGCAG GTGGCGCTGCCTTCGCTCGTCCCCAGTCTAATG GTAATGGTGCCCATGCAGGAAAACAATATGGACAGGGAACTAAAGGAAACG GATATGGggctcaatttggaccttcaagcAGACAGGCCATGAACGGAAACG GTTACGGTGCTCACGCAGGACAGGCGAACGGACAGGGAACCAAAGGAAACG GTTACGCTGCGCAAGCAGGACAAAATAATGGACAAGCAAACAAAGGAAATG GTTACGCTGCACACGCAGGACCAAGTAATGGACAAGCAACCAAAGGAAACG GTTATGGTGCTCAGGCCGGACAAGGCAACGGACAGTCAACTAAAGGAAATG GTTATGGTGCACACGCTGGACCAAATAATGGACAAGCAACCAAAGGAAACG GTTATGGTGCACATGCAGGAACAAATAATGGACAAGCAACCAAAGGAAACG GTTATGGTGCACACGCAGGACAAGGCAATGGACAAGCAAACAAGGGAAACG GTTATGGCGCTCAGGCAGGGCAAGGCAACGGACAGTCAACCAAAGGAAATG GTTACGGGGCCCACGCTGGACCAGCTAATGGACAGGGAACGAAAGGAAACG GTTATGGTGCACATGCAGGTCAAGCTAATGGGAAAGCAGCCAAAGGCAACG GTTATGGCGCCCATGCTGGACAGGCTAACGGAAGAAACG CTCACCTCGGAGCCACCGGTAAACCAACGAAGGGCAACGGACAACCAACCTATG GAGCAGGTCAGGGCCTCGGTGTCAACCAGGGCCCCCAGCTGGCTGGGAACCCCATGACAG GAGGTTATGGAGCTCAGCCCAGCAGAG GTCCTGCAAAGACTGCTGGGTACCAAAGGGCCGGTTCAGCGCTAGGAGCTGGGTTCCTCCCAGGAGGGATGAAGGGGCCAAAGCCAG CTGGTTATGGGTCTCAGAACGGTCAAGGTGCCAAACCAAACG GCTACCAGCCAGCTGCTGCTGTGCCTAATGGCTATGGAGCCCGGTTCAACG GTTATGGTGCGCATGCAGGACCAACTAATGGACAAGGAACCAAAGGAAACG GTTATGGTGCCCAAGCAGGAACAGCTAATGGACAAGGAACCAAAGGAAACG GTTATGGTGCCCAAGCAGGACCAGCTAATGGACAAGGAAGCAAAGGAAACG GTTATGGTGCACAGGCTGGCTTGGCTAATGGACAAGGAACCAAAGGAAACG GTTATGGTGCTGGAGCCGGTGTTGCCAAGGGAAACCAAGGCCAGGCCAAAG GTGTGTTAGCTGGGTTCCTCCCAGGACGTGGCAACCCCAGCCCGGCAGCAGATAAAGCAG TTTATTCTGGTGTTCCAAACGGATACGTAGCCCAACCAAATG GTTACGACCCCGCCGCGGCAGAAGCAGCAGGAGGTCCTGCGAACGGATATGGCGCTAAGCAGAAGG GCTATGGCGCGCCTGAAGCTGGAGCCGTCTCCCCGAGCGCTGCAGCTCTGGGGCCCAGCGCTGGAGCTGACGGGCCTGGCTCTGCAGTCAAAGGAGTCAACGGTG ACTACGATAGGGGAGTTCAAACGGGGAAGGGCCAATCGGGAACTCAGAGTGCGGATCAGCAGAAGGTATCTAACAACAAGGGTGAGAGCGGAGTCTCACCAGACCACATCCATGAGTCCCTGAGCGGGTTCCCTCTAGTGGACACGCACGGGAAGCCCCAGGAGATGCCTCCAACGCAGCTCCAGTCACACAGCTCCTCACCAGAACCAGACATTACCCCAGAGCCCAAACcagcagaaccagaaccagaacccacCCAAGACCAGAACGTGACCCAGCACCCTGAAGAGCGTGTGACTGATGTTCTGCTAGAGGCCACCCCCCAGCCAGGAGTAACAGAGTCTGGACCTGAGGTTCCTCAGGGAACGCAGTCCACTCCTGAAATGG GGTATTTGACGGGCAGCGAACTGCCCGAGCAGAACGCCCCAGTGACGGCACTCCTCCCTGGGCCCGAGCTCACCGGCCTGCTGGCCCCTGAGGGGGTCGACGGTCTCGCACCGCTACCCGAAACCGTGGCGACCACTAAAGGGGACATCGGCCAGGAGTTGGTGCCAGAGAGGGCGGTCATCCAGCACCAGCTACCGACACCCGGCGAGGGCTCTCTGGTTGAGATCGCTAGCAAACCTG AGAAGAGTGCCGGGGCTTCCATCAGTGTGGAGGGGTCTAAAGCTGCCAAACCAG ACTGTGGACTCGCCACAGCAGGGGGCCAGTGGATGAAGATCCCCAGACCTG ATTATGGAGCAGAACTGGGGCCCTCTGGTACCAACCAGAAAG GTTATGGCGCAGGAGCTGCTTTCCTGAACAAATTTGGAGGAAAACCAAACG GTCGCACTGCAGGGCCTTACCCTAATGGAGGAGGGGCTTATCCTAATGGAGGAGGGCCTTACCCTAATGGAGGAGGGGCTTATCCTAATGGAGGAGGGGCTTATCCTAATGGAGGAGGCGCTTATCCTAATGGAGGAGGGGCTTATCCTAATGGAGGAGGGGCTTATCCTAATGGAGGAGGGGCTAAAGCATCCAAACCAG GTTATGGTGCTGGAAAAGGAGGTGGATACAATGTACCAGGACATGGAGCAG GTTTTGGTTCCCCTTACGGTCAACAACAGCCAG GGTTCGGGCAAGGGGCGTACCCTGGGGCTGGTCACTATGGTAACCCATCGTTTGGAGGGGCACCGGCCAACG GTTATGGCTACGGGGCCGGAGTACAACCAGAGTATGCAG GACTCCCTGCTGTGAATGGAAAAGCAG GTCATGGCTATGGGGCAGGAGTTCAACCAGAATACGCag GTCTTGGTCAAGGAGTGCCTGCTTTCAATGGACAATCAG GTCATCTGGGGGGAGTTGGAAACAGAGGACAGAACACTAAGGGACAATATG GTGCAGCTGTCCCTGTAGGACTAGACG GAAGCAGTCAGTTTGAGGCCCAGCCAGTCGGAATGGACGCAGCAGGGAAAATGGGCGGAGCCGGGAAGATGGGCGGAGCCGGGAAGATGGGCGGGGCTTACGGGGGCGCGTATGGCG GGATGGGAGGACTGCCGTACGGGGGCCAGGGGATGGGCCCCCAGAAATCCCTCACTAAGTATG GGATTGGAGGACTCCCATTCGCTGGTCAACCCGTGGCCCTGGGGCCAGGGGCCGGACAGTACG GTTATGGTGCTGGACAAGGAGGGCACAATTCACCAGGATTAGGAGCag GGTACGGAGGACCTTATGGAGGACAGGCTCCTGGGGCTGATGGGAAATCTGCTGCCAAATATGTTCAAG GTTATGGAGGATGGCCGTCTGAATATCAGCCACAAGGAGCATTTg CTGGACCACAGTACCAGCCAGAAGCAGCAGGGGATGCTAAAACGAAGTCCTCAGGAGGATATA GTGCTGGAAAGGTTCCCTACACCAAAGAGCCCCTCGATACTGCTG GCGAGCCAGAGTCCCAGCAGCTGGGTGCAGGTGACATCAGATCTGGACAATACG AAATGGCCGGCCTGACCTATGACCCTGCATCCCTGGAGCCAGAGACGGCGGTGAAATCCTACG TGAAGGAAGTTGCTCCGAGCACCGTGCCAGaggtggaaggagaggggaagtCACTCAATAACTACG GTGAC